The Calonectris borealis chromosome 13, bCalBor7.hap1.2, whole genome shotgun sequence genome contains a region encoding:
- the CSTF2 gene encoding cleavage stimulation factor subunit 2 isoform X1: protein MAGLSVRDPAVDRSLRSVFVGNIPYEATEEQLKDIFSEVGPVVSFRLVYDRETGKPKGYGFCEYQDQETALSAMRNLNGREFSGRALRVDNAASEKNKEELKSLGTGAPIIESPYGDPVNPEDAPESISRAVASLPPEQMFELMKQMKLCVQNSPQEARNMLLQNPQLAYALLQAQVVMRIVDPEIALKILHRQTSVPPLIPGNQQPVPGPGPGPGPGPGPGPNAQLNPQNTPSSQPQPIGGMHVNGAPPLMQPPMQGGVPAPGQMAAPVQGPGPGPMAPGGGMQPQVGMPGGGPVPLERGQGNLQLSPVGPARPASIERVQVPMPDPRAPMQRGPLPASGPPPRGLLGDAPNDPRGGTLLSVTGEVEPRGYLGPPHQGAPMHHMPGHDSRGPPHEMRGGPMGEPRPLMGEPRGPLMDARVGRDPRGLEPRGLEPRGLEPRVMEARALEARGLEPRVLEPRVLEARAMEARVMEPRGLEPRGPGPNPRGPMPGGIQGPGPLNMGASGPQGPRQVPNMAGAGMQGGGIPGAGVQGAGQPGGFSPGQSQVTPQDHEKAALIMQVLQLTADQIAMLPPEQRQSILILKEQIQKSTGAP from the exons ATGGCGGGGCTGTCGGTGCGGGACCCCGCCGTGGACCGCTCCCTGCGCTCCGTATTCG TGGGGAACATCCCGTACGAAGCcacagaggagcagctgaaggacaTTTTCTCAGAGGTTGGGCCTGTGGTCAGCTTTAG GCTGGTGTATGACAGGGAGACAGGAAAGCCGAAGGGCTATGGCTTCTGTGAGTACCAAGACCAGGAGACGGCCCTCAGTGCCATGCGGAACCTGAACGGGCGAGAGTTCAGCGGGAGGGCCCTGCGCGTCGACAACGCGGCCAGCGAGAAGAACAAGGAGGAGCTGAAGA GCTTGGGCACAGGCGCACCCATCATAGAGTCACCCTACGGGGACCCTGTCAATCCTGAAGACGCCCCCGAGTCCATCAGCCGGGCCGTAGCCAGCCTGCCGCCCGAGCAGATGTTTGAGCTGATGAAGCAGATGAAG TTGTGTGTCCAGAACAGCCCCCAGGAAGCCAGGAACATGCTGCTCCAGAACCCCCAGCTGGCTTATGCCCTGCTGCAGGCCCAGGTGGTCATGAGGATCGTCGACCCAGAGATCGCACTG AAAATCCTGCATCGCCAGACCAGTGTTCCTCCTCTGATCCCAGGCAACCAGCAGCCAGTGCCAGGGCCGGGGCCTGGACCGGGACCGGGGCCTGGCCCAGGGCCAAACGCCCAGCTGAACCCGCAGAATACCCCCTCGTCCCAGCCACAGCCCATA GGTGGGATGCACGTAAACGGCGCTCCTCCTCTGATGCAGCCGCCCATGCAGGGAGGAGTGCCGGCCCCAGGACAGATGGCAGCCCCTGTGCAGGGCCCGGGCCCTGGCCCCATGGCTCCAGGAG GTGGGATGCAGCCGCAGGTtgggatgccgggcggagggccTGTCCCCCTGGAGCGCGGACAAG GGAACCTGCAGCTCTCGCCCGTGGGACCTGCCAGGCCTGCGTCTATCGAACGCGTCCAAG TGCCCATGCCAGACCCGAGGGCCCCTATGCAGCGTGGACCTCTACCTGCTAGTGGCCCGCCGCCCCGAGGCCTTTTGGGAGATGCCCCGAATGACCCTCGCGGAGGGACCCTGCTCTCAGTCACTGGAGAAGTGGAGCCCAg AGGTTACCTTGGGCCGCCCCACCAGGGAGCCCCTATGCACCATATGCCTGGTCATGACAGCCGTGGCCCCCCCCATGAGATGAGGGGGGGACCCATGGGAGAACCCCGACCACTGATGGGAGAGCCGCGGGGGCCCTTGATGGATGCTCGAG TCGGAAGAGATCCCCGAGGGCTGGAGCCACGAGGATTGGAGCCGCGAGGGCTGGAGCCCCGGGTGATGGAGGCGCGAGCCCTGGAGGCACGAGGCCTGGAGCCGCGGGTCCTGGAGCCACGAGTGCTGGAAGCCAGGGCCATGGAGGCCAGGGTCATGGAGCCCCGGGGCCTGGAGCCTCGAGGGCCAGGTCCCAACCCACGTGGCCCCATGCCTGGTGGGATACAGGGTCCCGGGCCGCTTAACATGGGAGCCAGTGGCCCGCAGGGGCCCCGCCAG GTTCCTAACATGGCAGGGGCAGGCATGCAGGGAGGAGGCATTCCTGGGGCAGGAGTCCAAGGAGCCGGTCAGCCCGGAGGCTTTAGCCCTGGACAGAGCCAGGTCACCCCCCAGGATCACGAGAAG gcAGCCCTGATCATGCAGGTTCTGCAGCTGACGGCGGACCAGATCGCCATGCTGCCCCCGGAGCAACGGCAGAGCATCCTCATTCTGAAGGAGCAAATCCAGAAGTCCACGGGGGCACCCTGA
- the CSTF2 gene encoding cleavage stimulation factor subunit 2 isoform X2, with amino-acid sequence MAGLSVRDPAVDRSLRSVFVGNIPYEATEEQLKDIFSEVGPVVSFRLVYDRETGKPKGYGFCEYQDQETALSAMRNLNGREFSGRALRVDNAASEKNKEELKSLGTGAPIIESPYGDPVNPEDAPESISRAVASLPPEQMFELMKQMKLCVQNSPQEARNMLLQNPQLAYALLQAQVVMRIVDPEIALKILHRQTSVPPLIPGNQQPVPGPGPGPGPGPGPGPNAQLNPQNTPSSQPQPIGGMHVNGAPPLMQPPMQGGVPAPGQMAAPVQGPGPGPMAPGGGMQPQVGMPGGGPVPLERGQVPMPDPRAPMQRGPLPASGPPPRGLLGDAPNDPRGGTLLSVTGEVEPRGYLGPPHQGAPMHHMPGHDSRGPPHEMRGGPMGEPRPLMGEPRGPLMDARVGRDPRGLEPRGLEPRGLEPRVMEARALEARGLEPRVLEPRVLEARAMEARVMEPRGLEPRGPGPNPRGPMPGGIQGPGPLNMGASGPQGPRQVPNMAGAGMQGGGIPGAGVQGAGQPGGFSPGQSQVTPQDHEKAALIMQVLQLTADQIAMLPPEQRQSILILKEQIQKSTGAP; translated from the exons ATGGCGGGGCTGTCGGTGCGGGACCCCGCCGTGGACCGCTCCCTGCGCTCCGTATTCG TGGGGAACATCCCGTACGAAGCcacagaggagcagctgaaggacaTTTTCTCAGAGGTTGGGCCTGTGGTCAGCTTTAG GCTGGTGTATGACAGGGAGACAGGAAAGCCGAAGGGCTATGGCTTCTGTGAGTACCAAGACCAGGAGACGGCCCTCAGTGCCATGCGGAACCTGAACGGGCGAGAGTTCAGCGGGAGGGCCCTGCGCGTCGACAACGCGGCCAGCGAGAAGAACAAGGAGGAGCTGAAGA GCTTGGGCACAGGCGCACCCATCATAGAGTCACCCTACGGGGACCCTGTCAATCCTGAAGACGCCCCCGAGTCCATCAGCCGGGCCGTAGCCAGCCTGCCGCCCGAGCAGATGTTTGAGCTGATGAAGCAGATGAAG TTGTGTGTCCAGAACAGCCCCCAGGAAGCCAGGAACATGCTGCTCCAGAACCCCCAGCTGGCTTATGCCCTGCTGCAGGCCCAGGTGGTCATGAGGATCGTCGACCCAGAGATCGCACTG AAAATCCTGCATCGCCAGACCAGTGTTCCTCCTCTGATCCCAGGCAACCAGCAGCCAGTGCCAGGGCCGGGGCCTGGACCGGGACCGGGGCCTGGCCCAGGGCCAAACGCCCAGCTGAACCCGCAGAATACCCCCTCGTCCCAGCCACAGCCCATA GGTGGGATGCACGTAAACGGCGCTCCTCCTCTGATGCAGCCGCCCATGCAGGGAGGAGTGCCGGCCCCAGGACAGATGGCAGCCCCTGTGCAGGGCCCGGGCCCTGGCCCCATGGCTCCAGGAG GTGGGATGCAGCCGCAGGTtgggatgccgggcggagggccTGTCCCCCTGGAGCGCGGACAAG TGCCCATGCCAGACCCGAGGGCCCCTATGCAGCGTGGACCTCTACCTGCTAGTGGCCCGCCGCCCCGAGGCCTTTTGGGAGATGCCCCGAATGACCCTCGCGGAGGGACCCTGCTCTCAGTCACTGGAGAAGTGGAGCCCAg AGGTTACCTTGGGCCGCCCCACCAGGGAGCCCCTATGCACCATATGCCTGGTCATGACAGCCGTGGCCCCCCCCATGAGATGAGGGGGGGACCCATGGGAGAACCCCGACCACTGATGGGAGAGCCGCGGGGGCCCTTGATGGATGCTCGAG TCGGAAGAGATCCCCGAGGGCTGGAGCCACGAGGATTGGAGCCGCGAGGGCTGGAGCCCCGGGTGATGGAGGCGCGAGCCCTGGAGGCACGAGGCCTGGAGCCGCGGGTCCTGGAGCCACGAGTGCTGGAAGCCAGGGCCATGGAGGCCAGGGTCATGGAGCCCCGGGGCCTGGAGCCTCGAGGGCCAGGTCCCAACCCACGTGGCCCCATGCCTGGTGGGATACAGGGTCCCGGGCCGCTTAACATGGGAGCCAGTGGCCCGCAGGGGCCCCGCCAG GTTCCTAACATGGCAGGGGCAGGCATGCAGGGAGGAGGCATTCCTGGGGCAGGAGTCCAAGGAGCCGGTCAGCCCGGAGGCTTTAGCCCTGGACAGAGCCAGGTCACCCCCCAGGATCACGAGAAG gcAGCCCTGATCATGCAGGTTCTGCAGCTGACGGCGGACCAGATCGCCATGCTGCCCCCGGAGCAACGGCAGAGCATCCTCATTCTGAAGGAGCAAATCCAGAAGTCCACGGGGGCACCCTGA
- the SYTL4 gene encoding synaptotagmin-like protein 4, translating into MSEAVDLSFLSDAERDLILQVLQRDEELRKAEERRIRRLKNELLEIRRKGAKRGSQRYSERTCARCQQSLGRVSPKANTCRGCNHLVCRDCRSYSPNSSWRCKVCTKEAELKKTTGDWFYDQRVNRFANRLGSDMVRLSLRHRSAASKRETVGQTLLQKAQLGEPKSSSAAQQQSPPAPQEGPSVFLDASDPRDGKSDTESMENMSLDGYRPSPGGVRGRSNSLERAAPLRDGKQVAVPAGPAASSLTLPLRSKNAFSDGRDAAVGSRSSALVDEHETIFKKNPRRVVRPADYTKSVIDLRPEDFAVEGGSLGDRSKSVPGLNTELEEEEEDIDNLVEIHRQRVARGSMRSGTSSSTLGSMVSIYSEAGDFGNVAVTGGISFSLSYEQKTQTLFIHVKECRQLAYGDEGKKRSNPYVKTYLLPDKSRQGKRKTTIKRNTINPLYNELLKYEINKSLLLARTLQFSVWHHDRFGRNTFLGEVEVPLDAWNFESHLEEFLPLHGKIGADAAGLHQYKGELVVSMKYIPSSKHPGAGNSRKGKTGESGELQVWIKEAKNLTAAKSGGTSDSFVKGYLLPHKNKASKRKTPVVKKTLNPHYNHTFVYNGISPEDLQHICLELTVWDREPLSSNDFLGGVRLGVGNGMSNGQAVDWMDSMGEELNLWQKMCQYPGSWAEGTLQLRSTMAKLRP; encoded by the exons ATGTCGGAGGCCGTGGATCTGTCCTTCCTGTCGGATGCGGAGAGGGATTTGATCCTGCAGGTCCTGCAGCGCGACGAGGAGCTCCgcaaagcagaggagaggagaatcAG GCGCCTGAAGAACGAGCTGCTGGAGATCCGGCGCAAGGGGGCCAAGCGGGGCAGCCAGCGCTACAGCGAGCGGACCTGCGCCCGCTGCCAGCAGAGCCTGGGCCGCGTCAGCCCCAAGGCCAACACCTGCCGGGGCTGCAACCACTTGGTGTGTCGGGACTGCCGTTCCTACAGCCCCAACAGCTCCTGGCGATGCAAAGTCTGCACCAAGGAGGC tgAGCTGAAGAAGACGACAGGCGACTGGTTCTATGACCAGAGGGTCAACCGCTTTGCCAACCGGCTGGGCAGCGACATGGTGCGGCTGTCCCTGCGGCACAGGTCGGCAG CCAGCAAAAGAGAGACCGTAGGACAAACCCTCCTCCAGAAAGCCCAGCTCGGTGAGCCCAAAAGCtcctctgcagcccagcagcagagccccccggcaccccaggAGGGGCCCAG CGTGTTTCTGGATGCCTCAGACCCTCGGGATGGTAAAAGCGACACAGAGTCCATGGAAAACATGAGCCTGGATGGGTACAGACCTAGTCCCGGTGGCGTGAGGGGCAG GAGTAACTCCCTGGAGAGAGCCGCCCCTCTCAGAGATGGAAAACAGgttgctgtgccagcaggacctGCTGCCTCCAGCCTGACCCTCCCTCTCCGCTCCAAAAACGCGTTCTCCGACGGACGG GATGCCGCTGTGGGGAGCCGCAGCAGCGCCTTGGTGGACGAGCATGAAACGATATTCAAGAAGAATCCCCGGCGGGTGGTGAGGCCTGCGG ACTACACCAAGTCGGTGATCGACCTGCGCCCGGAGGACTTTGCGGTGGAAGGCGGCTCTTTGGGGGACAGGAGCAAGTCGGTCCCCGGCCTCAACACGGAGCTG gaggaggaggaggaggacatcgATAACCTGGTGGAGATCCATCGCCAGAGGGTGGCCCGGGGCAGCATGCGCAGTGGCACCTCCTCG AGCACGCTGGGGAGCATGGTCAGCATTTACAGCGAGGCCGGTGACTTCGGCAACGTCGCGGTCACCGGGGGAATCTCCTTCTCCCTGAGCTACGAGCAGAAGACGCAGACCTTGTTCATTCACGTGAAGGAGTGTCGCCAGCTGGCCTACGGGGACGAGGGCAAGAAGCGCTCCAACCC GTACGTGAAGACCTACCTCCTGCCCGACAAATCCCGGCAAGGGAAACGCAAGACGACCATCAAACGCAACACCATCAACCCCCTGTACAACGAGCTGCTGAAG TACGAGATTAACAAGTCCCTCCTGCTTGCAAGGACGCTGCAGTTCTCGGTCTGGCACCATGATCGCTTTGGCCGAAACACGTTCCTGGGGGAGGTGGAGGTCCCGCTGGACGCCTGGAACTTCGAGAGCCACCTGGAGGAGTTTCTGCCCCTGCATGGGAAG ATTGGGGCGGATGCTGCTGGTCTCCACCAGTACAAGGGGGAGCTGGTCGTCTCCATGAAGTACATCCCATCTTCCAAGCACCCTGGGGCTGGGAACAGCAGGAAGG GCAAAACTGGGGAAAGCGGTGAGCTCCAGGTCTGGATCAAAGAAGCCAAGAACCTCACGGCTGCCAAATCCGGGGGGACCTCAGACAGCTTTGTCAAGGG CTACCTCCTGCCACACAAAAACAAAGCCTCCAAGAGGAAGACGCCCGTGGTGAAGAAGACCCTGAACCCTCATTACAACCACACCTTTGTCTACAACGGCATCAGCCCCGAGGACCTGCAGCACATCTGCCTGGAGCTGACGGTCTGGGACCGGGAGCCACTGTCCAGCAATGACTTCCTCGGGGGTGTCCGTCTTGGGGTGGGCAATG GCATGAGCAACGGGCAGGCTGTGGACTGGATGGACTCCATGGGTGAGGAGCTGAACCTGTGGCAGAAGATGTGCCAGTACCCAGGTTCGTGGGCGGAGGGGACGCTCCAGCTCCGCTCCACCATGGCCAAGCTGAGGCCATAG
- the SRPX2 gene encoding sushi repeat-containing protein SRPX2 produces the protein MAQEAAPILLVVLARLVSSTWHEGSGYYAAESHTNEVYVEEAPPEPALDYHRVPQWCATLNIHRGEATCYSPRGGSYRSSLGTRCELSCARGYRLVGPGAVQCLPSRHWSGMAYCRQIRCHVLPAVLRGSYVCSAGVQMDSRCDYTCLPGYQLEGDRSRVCMEDGRWSGTEPICVDMEPPKIRCPDSRERIAEPGKLTATVYWDPPRVKDSADGIIKRVMLRGPEPGSEFPEGEHVIRYTAHDQAYNRASCKFSIRVQVRRCPVLKPPQNGYLSCTSDGNNYGATCEYLCDGGYERQGTSLRVCQSTQQWTGSQPLCAPMQINTAVNSAASLLDQFHEKRRLLVISAPDPSNRYYKMQISMLQQAACGLDLRHVTTIELVGQPPHEVGRIREHQLSLSIIEELRQFLHLTRSHFNAVLLDKAGADRERYISPVSPDELFVFIDTYLLSEREAARRAQSGDPCE, from the exons atGGCACAGGAGGCGGCCCCCATCCTGCTGGTTGTCCTCGCCAGGCTGGTGTCGTCCACGTGGCACGAAG ggtcTGGCTACTACGCCGCTGAGAGCCACACCAATGAAGTGTACGTGGAAGAAGCCCCCCCCGAGCCTGCCCTGGACTACCACCGAG TGCCCCAATGGTGTGCCACGCTCAATATCCACCGCGGAGAGGCCACCTGCTACTCGCCCCGGGGGGGGTCCTACCGCAGCAGCCTGGGGACACGCTGCGAGCTGAGCTGCGCCCGCGGGTACCGGCTGGTGGGGCCCGGTGCCGTCCAGTGCCTGCCCAGCCGCCACTGGTCCGGGATGGCGTACTGCCGAC AAATCCGGTGCCACGTGCTGCCGGCGGTGCTGCGGGGCTCCTACGTGTGCTCGGCCGGCGTGCAGATGGATTCCCGCTGCGACTACACCTGCCTGCCTGGCTACCAGCTGGAGGGCGACCGGAGCCGCGTCTGCATGGAAGATGGGCGCTGGAGCGGGACCGAGCCAATCTGTGTAG ATATGGAGCCTCCCAAGATCCGCTGCCCGGACTCCCGGGAGCGGATAGCCGAGCCAGGCAAGCTGACCGCCACCGTCTACTGGGACCCCCCCCGCGTGAAGGACTCCGCCGACGGCATCATCAAGAG GGTGATGCTGCGGGGCCCGGAGCCCGGCTCCGAATTCCCCGAAGGAGAGCACGTGATCCGCTACACTGCCCACGACCAGGCGTACAACCGAGCCAGCTGCAAGTTCAGCATCCGCGTCCAAG TGAGGCGCTGCCCTGTCCTGAAGCCTCCGCAGAACGGCTACCTCTCCTGCACCTCCGACGGCAACAACTACGGTGCCACCTGCGAGTACCTGTGCGACGGGGGCTACGAGCGGCAGGGCACCTCCCTGCGGGTCTGCCAGTCCACCCAGCAGTGGACGGGCTCCCAGCCCCTTTGTGCAC CCATGCAGATCAACACAGCCGTGAACTCGGCCGCCAGCCTGCTGGATCAGTTCCACGAGAAACGCCGCCTCCTCGTCATCTCAGCCCCCGACCCCTCTAACCGCTACTACAAGATGCAGATCTCCATGCTGCAG CAAGCTGCCTGCGGGCTGGACCTGCGTCACGTCACCACCATCGAGCTGGTGGGGCAGCCCCCACACGAGGTGGGGCGCATCCGGGAGCACCAGCTGTCCCTCAGCATCATCGAGGAGCTCAG gcagTTCCTGCACCTCACCCGCTCCCACTTCAACGCGGTGCTGCTGGACAAGGCGGGCGCCGACCGTGAGCGCTACATCTCCCCCGTCAGCCCCGACGAGCTCTTCGTCTTCATTGACACCTACCTGCTGAGCGagcgggaggcggcgcggcgggcgcagAGCGGGGACCCCTGCGAGTGA
- the TYW2 gene encoding LOW QUALITY PROTEIN: tRNA wybutosine-synthesizing protein 2 homolog (The sequence of the model RefSeq protein was modified relative to this genomic sequence to represent the inferred CDS: inserted 1 base in 1 codon; substituted 1 base at 1 genomic stop codon) gives MAVPGTPTRPGSLLSLASLTPCARLAGGCXPAGRXRPPVLGMEARDVPVPIPALATEPQFAQRLREHLEEEQLLDGRYRLQEVPGGRVALPVLEEKLSQLQLPREMPCGLVRIQDPVPSRAARRQTPAQKLRDELRRLLGESWSEELERDVPRAWQRHGDLVLLSEDSFRAAPWEKLGLVLWETVASALGAWRLARRGRVLPDGMRSPSVTLLLGQDGWVEHVDNGIRYTFDVTKCMFSPGNITEKLRVASLPCSGEVLVDLYAGIGYFTLPYLVHAAAAFAHACEWNSHAVEALRRNLVLNGVQDRCRIHHGDSRQLELRDVADRVNLGLIPSSEEGWPVACRVLKKGTGGILHIHHNVETLPATAPPQTPVLRAERGSPEGAISEGEAQHPTEDGGKETLGARIRPEWQRWAEATGARIQGLLAELHGQPWRTSILHIEAVKSYAPHVHHLVLDLECRPALPT, from the exons ATGGCGgtgccagggacccccacccgccccggctccctcctGTCCCTTGCGAGCCTGACACCCTGTGCCCGCCTGGCAGGCGGCT GTCCTGCGGGACGGTGACGTCCCCCCGTCCTGGGGATGGAGGCAagggatgtccctgtccccatccctgcgcTGGCCACGGAGCCGCAGTTCGCCCAGCGCCTCAG GGAGCATTTGGAAGAGGAGCAGCTCCTGGACGGGCGCTACCGGCTGCAGGAGGTGCCAGGGGGCCGCgtggccctgcctgtgctggaggagaagctgtcccagctgcagctgccccggGAGATGCCCTGTGGGCTGGTCCGGATCCAG GACCCCGTTCCCTCCAGGGCAGCCCGCCGGCAGACGCCTGCCCAGAAGCTGCGAGATGAGCTGCGGCGGCTGCTGGGTGAGAGCTGGTCGGAGGAGCTGGAGCGTGACGTGCCCCGCGCCTGGCAGCGGCACGGGGATCTGGTCCTGCTGAGTGAGGACAGCTTCAGGGCTGCGCCGTGGGAGAAGCTGG GTCTGGTGCTCTGGGAGACGGTCGCCTCGGCTCTGGGTGCCTGGCGGCTGGCCAGGCGAGGACGGGTGTTGCCGGATGGGATGCGGTCCCCCAGTGTCACCCTGCTGCTGGGCCAGGATGGCTGGGTGGAGCATGTGGACAACGGGATCAG GTACACATTTGACGTGACCAAGTGCATGTTCTCACCGGGCAACATCACGGAGAAGCTGCGGGTGGCCTCGCTGCCCTGCTCCGGGGAGGTTCTGGTGGATCTCTACGCAG GCATCGGCTATTTCACTCTGCCGTACCTGGTTCACGCGGCAGCCGCCTTCGCCCATGCCTGCGAGTGGAACAGCCACGCCGTGGAGGCCCTGCGGAGGAACCTGGTGCTGAACGGCGTGCAGGACCGCTGCCGCATCCACCACGGGGACAGCAGGCAG ctggaGCTGCGGGACGTAGCGGATCGGGTGAATCTGGGACTGATTCCCAGCTCAGAGGAAGGCTGGCCGGTGGCCTGCCGCGTCCTGAAGAAGGGCACGGGTGGGATTCTCCACATCCACCACAACGTGGAGACTCTCCCCGCGACAGCCCCGCCACAGACCCCAGTCCTGCGGGCTGAGCGGGGGTCTCCAGAGGGAGCCATCTCTGAGGGAGAGGCGCAGCACCCAACGGAGGACGGTGGGAAGGAGACATTGGGGGCCAGGATCAGACCTGAGTGGCAGAGGTGGGCTGAAGCCACGGGGGCACGGATCCaggggctgctggcagagctgcatgGGCAGCCGTGGCGCACCAGCATCCTGCACATCGAGGCAGTGAAGTCCTACGCGCCCCACGTGCATCACCTCGTGCTGGACCTCGAGTGCCGGCCGGCGCTGCCCACCTAG
- the CSTF2 gene encoding cleavage stimulation factor subunit 2 isoform X3, giving the protein MAGLSVRDPAVDRSLRSVFVGNIPYEATEEQLKDIFSEVGPVVSFRLVYDRETGKPKGYGFCEYQDQETALSAMRNLNGREFSGRALRVDNAASEKNKEELKSLGTGAPIIESPYGDPVNPEDAPESISRAVASLPPEQMFELMKQMKLCVQNSPQEARNMLLQNPQLAYALLQAQVVMRIVDPEIALKILHRQTSVPPLIPGNQQPVPGPGPGPGPGPGPGPNAQLNPQNTPSSQPQPIGGMHVNGAPPLMQPPMQGGVPAPGQMAAPVQGPGPGPMAPGGGMQPQVGMPGGGPVPLERGQVGRDPRGLEPRGLEPRGLEPRVMEARALEARGLEPRVLEPRVLEARAMEARVMEPRGLEPRGPGPNPRGPMPGGIQGPGPLNMGASGPQGPRQVPNMAGAGMQGGGIPGAGVQGAGQPGGFSPGQSQVTPQDHEKAALIMQVLQLTADQIAMLPPEQRQSILILKEQIQKSTGAP; this is encoded by the exons ATGGCGGGGCTGTCGGTGCGGGACCCCGCCGTGGACCGCTCCCTGCGCTCCGTATTCG TGGGGAACATCCCGTACGAAGCcacagaggagcagctgaaggacaTTTTCTCAGAGGTTGGGCCTGTGGTCAGCTTTAG GCTGGTGTATGACAGGGAGACAGGAAAGCCGAAGGGCTATGGCTTCTGTGAGTACCAAGACCAGGAGACGGCCCTCAGTGCCATGCGGAACCTGAACGGGCGAGAGTTCAGCGGGAGGGCCCTGCGCGTCGACAACGCGGCCAGCGAGAAGAACAAGGAGGAGCTGAAGA GCTTGGGCACAGGCGCACCCATCATAGAGTCACCCTACGGGGACCCTGTCAATCCTGAAGACGCCCCCGAGTCCATCAGCCGGGCCGTAGCCAGCCTGCCGCCCGAGCAGATGTTTGAGCTGATGAAGCAGATGAAG TTGTGTGTCCAGAACAGCCCCCAGGAAGCCAGGAACATGCTGCTCCAGAACCCCCAGCTGGCTTATGCCCTGCTGCAGGCCCAGGTGGTCATGAGGATCGTCGACCCAGAGATCGCACTG AAAATCCTGCATCGCCAGACCAGTGTTCCTCCTCTGATCCCAGGCAACCAGCAGCCAGTGCCAGGGCCGGGGCCTGGACCGGGACCGGGGCCTGGCCCAGGGCCAAACGCCCAGCTGAACCCGCAGAATACCCCCTCGTCCCAGCCACAGCCCATA GGTGGGATGCACGTAAACGGCGCTCCTCCTCTGATGCAGCCGCCCATGCAGGGAGGAGTGCCGGCCCCAGGACAGATGGCAGCCCCTGTGCAGGGCCCGGGCCCTGGCCCCATGGCTCCAGGAG GTGGGATGCAGCCGCAGGTtgggatgccgggcggagggccTGTCCCCCTGGAGCGCGGACAAG TCGGAAGAGATCCCCGAGGGCTGGAGCCACGAGGATTGGAGCCGCGAGGGCTGGAGCCCCGGGTGATGGAGGCGCGAGCCCTGGAGGCACGAGGCCTGGAGCCGCGGGTCCTGGAGCCACGAGTGCTGGAAGCCAGGGCCATGGAGGCCAGGGTCATGGAGCCCCGGGGCCTGGAGCCTCGAGGGCCAGGTCCCAACCCACGTGGCCCCATGCCTGGTGGGATACAGGGTCCCGGGCCGCTTAACATGGGAGCCAGTGGCCCGCAGGGGCCCCGCCAG GTTCCTAACATGGCAGGGGCAGGCATGCAGGGAGGAGGCATTCCTGGGGCAGGAGTCCAAGGAGCCGGTCAGCCCGGAGGCTTTAGCCCTGGACAGAGCCAGGTCACCCCCCAGGATCACGAGAAG gcAGCCCTGATCATGCAGGTTCTGCAGCTGACGGCGGACCAGATCGCCATGCTGCCCCCGGAGCAACGGCAGAGCATCCTCATTCTGAAGGAGCAAATCCAGAAGTCCACGGGGGCACCCTGA